The Falsibacillus albus nucleotide sequence TTCAAAGAAACAGCTCATTGGCTTTCAAACAGTGAAAAGCGTAATATGAGAGACAAGAGAACCGATAGGAGGAGAATCGATGAAAATTTCCGGGAACACAGTTTTGATCACTGGCGGGGGATCAGGCATAGGAATGGCCCTTGCAGAGCGATTTTTAGAGACTGATAACAACGTGATCATTGTTGGGAGACGTGAAGAAAAGCTCAAGGAAGCAAAAGAAAGATTTCCTCAGCTTCACTATCGCGTTTGCGACGTTTCGAAAGAATCAAATCGCATTTCCCTTTGTGAGTGGGCAGTTTCAGAATTCCCTGACTTGAATATTTTGATCAACAATGCCGGAATCCAACAACGGATCAATTTGTTGAAGCCGCAACAGGATTGGGACTATTATCAAAAAGAAATTTCTATCAATGTTGGTGGCCCGATCCACTTAACCATGCTATTGCTGCCACACCTTATGAAAAAGGAAAATGCAGCAATTTTGAATGTATCATCCGGCCTGTCTATTACACCAGGAGCATGGGTGCCGATCTACAGCGCGACAAAAGCTGCCCTTCACTCATTTACACGTTCGCTCAGGCTGCAGCTTGAAGACACAAATGTCAATGTCATCGAAGTACTCCCGCCAGCTGTCAATACCGATCTAGGCGGAGTCGGATTACATACATTCGGTGCGCCGCTTGATGACTTTGCAAATTCCGTCTTCTCTGAAATTCGCGAAGGAAAGAATGAAATCGGCTACGGAGACTCTAAAAAGCGACTCCGAGCCACGAGAGACGAAATCGATGAAGGCATGATGCAAGCTTGGAAAGGATTTCTAAATCGAAATCCAGATTTCAAAGAATGAAAAAAATCCAGCCCCCATCAATTTGGGGCTGGATTTTTTGATGTTGTTCATATAAAAGATGAACCTATTGTACATTTTTAAAAACCTATCAGGATTATGGTGACGGGTTCTCCTTTGGAGTACAAAACAGAAAAAAACAATGCAAATAGCAAGCTAATTCGCATATGAATCAGCTTGCTTATTTTTGTTGTTATATCAAGGTTTATTAGATTTTCATGTCCGAGTTAGCATCCCAATTCGCACACGTTTTATCAAGTGGACAATAACTATTGTCAAGCTGCGTCTTGATTTGCGAATTCACTTGTTAAAAGCCTTTCCAATTTTGACGAAAGAGGATTAATAGACAGCTAAATCGAATTTATTATAAGCAACAAACGAGCAGGAATGTGGAAAAAAAGTTTAATTATGAGGAGTGGGATAAAGTTTAATAAAATTAAGGAGCTGGACGATATTTCAGAACAAATTGAAGAACGACAAATACAAATTAACATTTGGGAAGACAAAGACCTTGATTTACTTGTTAAATTAAACGCTCCAGAAATGATGGAACATTTAGGAGGGGCTGAAAGTAATGAACAGGTTCTAAAGCGTCACAAAAGGTATCTTGAGCTTGGTGAAAAAGGGAAAGTGTTTAGCATCACCCTCAGTCCTGATATTGAAGCGGTTGGTTCAGTTGTATATTGGCAATCAACTTGGAATAATGAATGTGTTTATGAAATTGGATGGAGCATACTACCACAACTTCAGGGGAAAGAGAAAGGGAAAGCAACACATGCCGTTAGACTAGCAATTAATGAAGCAATCAAGGAAAGAAAATATCGATACATACACGCTTTCCCTTCAGTTGAAAATCCTGCTTCAAATGCCATTTGTCAAAATCTCAGCTTTTCATTAATATCAGATTGCAAATTTTAGTACCCACCAGGTAATTTCATGCATTGCAACAATTGGCGTATGGACATAAGTAAATAATAATTTTGATTTTCTTCAACACTCGGGTGCGATTCTCTATGTTTTTTAACTTTTATTACTCCAAAAGAGAACCCGTTAAGCTCATGGTGTCCGGTTTTTTAATGGATATCATCTTTTGGGGGCACCATTCAGCATGTTTGATTCATGTTTTTCTTACTTTACACACTGATCCGCCGGCATCAAAACGGGGTCTTGATGCCCGTTTTTCATGAACATCCACTTTTTCGGGCATCATTCAATCGATTTGATTCCTTTTTTCATGCTTTAAACATAGATTCGGGCGTCAAACCCGAACTTTGATGACCATTTTCTATATATTTCTTCTTTTTCAGGCATCAAACTGCCCTCTTGCTTCCCGTTTTCTCGCCATAAACATAGATTCGGGCTTCAAACAATTTGTCTACATCAATCTCTATAATGTAGTCACCAAATCATATCATCCGAGATTCAAGCCATCTACCATACCGCGAAAACTCCCAGCAGGATAATCGTCGCTCCTGCTAGTTTATTGACCCATCCTAGATATGGTGTAATTTTCTTCCTGAACACGCTGATTCCCACTGCAAGGATGAACCACCAGCTTGTTGCGCCCAAAAACACCCCACTGATCAATTCAATCGCAGTAAAAGTAGTTCCTGAGGTCTTGTCGAATCCAAGCCCAGTGAACATCGCCACAAAGTTCAGGATGGTGATTGGATTTGTGATCATTAACAGGAATGTAGAACCAAACATGCTCCATCGGCTGTCTCCCTTTAAATGTGCTGCGTTTTCCGGAAGTTTCTTCAGAAAGGTTTTAATTCCTATATACAGTAAAAAAAACGACCCAATGATTTTCAGCCACTCCTCCTGATTCAGTAACAATGCTGAAATCACGGAGAAACCGAATGCAGCGATGCTTGCATAAATGACATTGGCGGCAACAGCTCCAAAACCCGTCAGGAATCCTGCACTTCTACCTAACGCCAAAGTCCGGTGGATGCACAGCAGCCCGATCGGACCGACCGGTGCAGAAACCGAAAATCCCAATAAATAGCTCTTTACGAATAACATAAACAACATCCTCTCCAAGAAAAAAAACCTTCCATCCCTGTAAAAAGGGACGGAAGGTTGATTCATTTCCGCGGTGCCACCCAGATTGTCGTCATACGACCTCTATTATGAGTACAGTCATACCCACCCAGCTGTAACGGGCCGGATCCGTCTAATCCTACTATCGTAAATACAAGTTCGGTCAGCGACTCCAAGGTGTTTTTCATATATACCCTTCCACCAGGCTCCCACCTCCCCCGGCTCGCTATGGGTGACAGTATATACTACTTGTCCTTTTCTTTGTCTTTCTTGGGTTCTTTTCATAAAAATTAGCTTCAGTCAAACAAAAGTTAATCAAGAAAAATACTCATTTTAAAAACCTTTATTTATCAAAAATCTTACCATAATGCACTGGGATGTGGAATGAGTTTTCCAAAAATGCCGAATCAGATTCACAAACTGGAATATTAAGGATAAAATTAAAACAGAAATGAGGTGGGTCAATTCATTACAGGTACGTTTCGTCAATATTTTGTGTTATATTACTCTCTTTTACTTATCCTCGCGATTCTTTTTTTGTATTTTCATATTTATCCAACCGGCTGTACCTACGAGCTTAATGAGGATAAAAATCTTGTGATTTATTCAAATGGGGTATTTCATAAAGAGGTCCATTCAGTCAACGTTTCATCCTTAAAGGCCAGCAACAAATTGAACATTGCTTTATTAGGTGAGAACATCCATGACTTGCGAAGAAAATGGGAACTCCTCATCTTCCTCATCCCTCTATTCATTACCACTTTGTTTTGGCTTTTTAAGCCTGCAGACCGACCTTTAAATTCTACATTTTTTGCTACCTTGTTAAATATCCTGGTTGCAGGAGTGATTATTTTATTCATTTACGGGTTTTCACATCAGGCATACGGAGCATCCACTTATATCCATTCACTTAAGTAAAAAGATGCCGCCATCATTCAGTGGGGGCATCTTCCTTATTATTCAATAACCGGAGTCGCTTTTCCTTCCGCCCATTGGACAATGAAGGAGCGCTGGCGCGGATTCAGATTATCAGGAAGTTCTGTTGGCCGAAAAAATTTATGCTCTCTTGCTTCGCTTCCTTCCTGTTGGAGCGATCCAGTATACTCTTTTGCATGAAAAATAATTTGGACACTGTACATTTTGTCGCCATTGGGATATTGAACAAAACAACTATCCCCGGAATAGATTCCAAATAACTGAAGTGCTGAAGCCGTTAGTCCAGTTTCTTCATTTAATTCCCTAAGCGCAGTCCCTTCAAAGGTTTCACCCATTTCCATGACGCCGCCGGGAATGCCCCAGCAATCTTCATCTGCTCGATGCTGAAGCAGAATTTTGCCCTCATTTTCAAGAATGATCCCGCATCCTGCAGTGAATAGTGTTTCATTCCCTATCATTTTTCTCATTTGTTTAATGTAGTTCAATTGATTCCCTCCTAATTCCCAGTACTGTCTATTCGAGGTTCCATGGTTAAAATCCTTTTTTAAAATGAATTTCATTATTTTAAATAGCTCTTTTTGAAAAGTGTGCTGCTATTCATTAAAGATTGTGTAAGGTTGATTTTTCGCTCCAGGATACTCGCTTTCCGAGGGGCCTCACAGGATGTGAGGTCGTTGGATGTTGGCACACGACGTGCCGAACTTAATCGAACATCCGCCCAACCTCTCCTCCCTTCGTGTGGGATTTTTATCCCCCTCATGCCATCCCTCCTGATCGCCATTCAATCAAAATCGAATATATGCTGAAAACAGCAAAACATGCTTTAACACAACTTATAAAAAAACCCGAACAAATCCGAATTCTAATGAAAGATTTCGAATAATTGTTCGGGTTCTTCTTAGACTAAAACACTTTAGTCCCAGCCTCATGAAGTTATTCCGCTAGGTTTGGCGGGGTTTTCTTGAGGAAGAATGAAAGAAGTATTCCGACTATCGCAATGATCGTTGCAACGAAAAATGCACGGTCAATTCCGTGGATCATAGCGTCGGACATGATTTTTTGCTTTAATTGTGCGGCAGGGACTCCCTTATAGTCAGCCATGTTTGGATCGAAATTCTTGGTCGCATTGGACATGACCGTCACAAGTAATGCAGTCCCGATCGATCCTGCAACGGTACGCATTGTATTGTTCATCGCAGTCCCATGCGGAAGAAGCCTTTTTGGCAGCTGGTTCAATCCTGCTGTGGATACCGGCATCATCACCATGGAAATCCCCATCATCCGGATCGCATAAATGATCAAAATGAATGTGTATGAAGTGTCGACAGTTAGGTCTGTATATTGATACGTCGTAGCAGCAACAATCGACAGCCCCACTACCGCGAGCCAGCGTGCCCCGATTTTATCAAAGATCTTTCCAGCAATCGGAGACATGATTCCCATCACCACTGCCCCCGGCAGTAGAAGCAAACCTGATTCGAACGCCGAAAAGCCACGCATGCTCTGCATATATATAGGAAGCAGCAGCTCTGCTCCAAGCATCGCCATCATGACAATCATCGTTGTCGTAGAAGCAATCGCAAATATTCCGTGTTTAAATACCCTGAATTCCAAGATTGGTTGTTCCAATTTGAATTGTCTTAGGATGAATACAATAAGGGAAATGGCTCCGATAATGACGGACACGTAAACCTTTGCATCATCCCATCCATCGCTTCCGGCCGTACTGAGCCCGTATAATAATCCGCCAAAACCGATTGAAGATAATACAATCGACAGTACATCAATTGTAGGATTTGTTTGCTTCGTCACATTTTTTAATGCAAAAATACCAAAGATGATTGATCCGATTGCAATCGGCAAGATGACGAAGAAAGGCACACGCCATGTATAATGTTCAACGAGCCAGCCTGATAATGTTGGGCCGATCGCCGGTCCAAAGGCAATGACCAAACCAGCCATTCCCATGGCTGCTCCCCTTTTTTCTGGTGGGAATACCATCAATAACACCGTCTGCATGAGCGGCATCATGATTCCTGCGCCGCCAGCCTGGACGATCCTTCCTGTCAAAAGCACCGGGAAATTCGGTGCAAGCCCAGCAATCAGGGTCCCAGTTGTAAAAAGTCCCATGGCAATAAAAAAGAGCCTTCTTGTCGTAAATGTTCCTATCAAAAACGCTGTTACCGGAATCATAATCCCATTGACAAGCAAGAAACCGGTCATAAGCCATTGAGCAGTATTAGGCTCGATTTTCAAATCATCCATAATGGTAGGAAGTGCAGTATTCAATAAGGTTTGGTTTAAAATTGCAACAAAAGCACTGACTAATAATACAGCAACAATGGCAATTCTGTTATAATCTTCCTGTGGTTGTTGTTTCGCTTCAGCCATTTCTCACACTCCAAGTAAAATAATATTTATATCGTTTCATAGTTTAACCATCATCGAGCAAAACCGAAGGGTCAATCCGATATTTTGGAGTATAAATGACCAGACAGTCATTGTCAAACATTTAAATTTAATAAAACAACAAAATTCAAACGGTTGACATATCTTCTTAACCCATTATCCATAAGGAATCTAATCAGAAACCAAACCTGAAAGTGACCCATCGGTCAAATAATATTTTTTTACCAGCTACATACTTAGCCGGTACTCATCATATCAAGATAAATACTGTATTGTCATTTTAAAAGCTTGAACTCAAGGAGGAATAATGAAGAATTTCATTCTGTTATTAGGACCTGCAATCATGATCTTTATTGGTCTTCAGCTGTTTAATAGTGTTCGCATCACATTTTGTTTATTTTATGGCTGGCTCCTGGTCATTCCAATGTCGATAAAAATTACTATCTGCAAAGAAAAGAAAGTATCATTATCGTCATCGATAATACTTGGAACTGTAAGCGGCCTTCTTTGCGGAGCAGCGTTTCTTATTACGTGTTCTTTATTTTTGACGAAATTATTTGATCTGGAATCATTAAAATCGCAGCTCATTGAATGGAATTTTTCCGGTTCACATGTATTCTTGCTCGTATTCATATTGGTATTCATCAATCCTCTTTTGGAGGAAATGTATTGGAGAACTTTTATGCTGAACATGCTAAAAGAAACAATTGGGCCGGCAAAGTCCATATTGGTAACAGCTTTCTTTTATAGCCTTTACCATTTACTTTCGCTTATCCCCATGTTTGTGTGGCCATTTCCCATCGTTGCAGCGCTTCCTGTCTTCCTGGCAGGTGTATTATGGGGGATATTCAAAGAAAAAACCGGTACAAACACTGCGTCCATCATCAGTCATATTTTTGCTGACCTAGCCATTATGTTCGTCTATTTGCTTTTTATTCGCTGATTGAACCATCCAATATGTGAAAATTTCAAATAAATTACCGATAAATTAATTAATAGATATAATAAAGGGGTATTGACATGTCATCAAAATTACAAAGTATATTGAACACAGTGGATATTCTACAGAAAACGTTCCCGGAAGATGTTTGCATCATCGTAGCTGATACAGAAAATGTACTCACCATCCTTCAAGGCGATAAAATTAAACTGCCGGTCAATCCCGGCGATCATATCAGCAAGTATCGCGGTACTGTTACTGAAACAGCATTGCGAACGGGACAGAGGCAGTTTGAAGAGCGGGGGCCAGAGCTTTTCGGCTTTCCTTATATATCGAAAGCAGAGCCAATTTACGATAATGAGGAATTGACAGGAGTCATCAGCACCATTTCCAGTATGGAAAAATATGAAATGCTGCGCCAGGAAGCAATCGTCATTTCAGATACTGTAGAAAAAATGAGGGAAACGTCAGAGGAAGTTTCTATGGCGTCAAATGATGTGGCAGTTTCCATTCAAGAGCTGTCTGAGGAATCTTCCTCAATGTCGGAGGATATTAAACAAATCCAAGGCATCCTTCAATTTGTCCATGAGATAGCAACCCAATCCAATCTTCTTGGGATCAACGCAGCCATTGAGGCAGCTCGGGCAGGACAACACGGCCGAGGATTCAGTGTCGTTGCGGAGGAAATTCGAAAAATGGCCGTCAAATCAAAAGAATCTGCAGAAACGATCAAGAAGCAGCTGGAAAACATCCAACATGTCGTCAATCAAATGAACAGCACCATTCACCAAGTCGCTGCCTTCTCTGAAGAACATTCTGCCAGTATGCAGGAATTGAATACATCCTATGTCCAGTTGAGCAAAACCGCAGAAAAACTGAGGAAGCTAAACTAATTTCTCTTGAAACAACATATTTTACTGTTCTGATCCTGACACAACAGCCTCTATGCAAAAGGCTTGAGATCATAACATCTCAAGCCTCATAACTAATCTTCTTCATTTTCAACCAAATGTTTAAGTGCCGACAGTTTATTTTCCCAATAAAGCTCAAAATAGTCGAGCCATTTCTTCAATTCCTGCAAGGGTTCAGGAGTCAGACTATACTTCGTCTCCCTTCCAGTCTTCCTATCCTTTACCAGCCCTGCATCGGCCAGAATCCGGAGGTGCTTGGAAATAGCGGTCCGAGTTATCGGAAATTCGGCGGTAATGGCTTTCAC carries:
- a CDS encoding SDR family oxidoreductase, which gives rise to MKISGNTVLITGGGSGIGMALAERFLETDNNVIIVGRREEKLKEAKERFPQLHYRVCDVSKESNRISLCEWAVSEFPDLNILINNAGIQQRINLLKPQQDWDYYQKEISINVGGPIHLTMLLLPHLMKKENAAILNVSSGLSITPGAWVPIYSATKAALHSFTRSLRLQLEDTNVNVIEVLPPAVNTDLGGVGLHTFGAPLDDFANSVFSEIREGKNEIGYGDSKKRLRATRDEIDEGMMQAWKGFLNRNPDFKE
- a CDS encoding GNAT family N-acetyltransferase — translated: MRSGIKFNKIKELDDISEQIEERQIQINIWEDKDLDLLVKLNAPEMMEHLGGAESNEQVLKRHKRYLELGEKGKVFSITLSPDIEAVGSVVYWQSTWNNECVYEIGWSILPQLQGKEKGKATHAVRLAINEAIKERKYRYIHAFPSVENPASNAICQNLSFSLISDCKF
- a CDS encoding LysE family translocator, producing the protein MLFVKSYLLGFSVSAPVGPIGLLCIHRTLALGRSAGFLTGFGAVAANVIYASIAAFGFSVISALLLNQEEWLKIIGSFFLLYIGIKTFLKKLPENAAHLKGDSRWSMFGSTFLLMITNPITILNFVAMFTGLGFDKTSGTTFTAIELISGVFLGATSWWFILAVGISVFRKKITPYLGWVNKLAGATIILLGVFAVW
- a CDS encoding NUDIX hydrolase; amino-acid sequence: MNYIKQMRKMIGNETLFTAGCGIILENEGKILLQHRADEDCWGIPGGVMEMGETFEGTALRELNEETGLTASALQLFGIYSGDSCFVQYPNGDKMYSVQIIFHAKEYTGSLQQEGSEAREHKFFRPTELPDNLNPRQRSFIVQWAEGKATPVIE
- a CDS encoding DHA2 family efflux MFS transporter permease subunit, translating into MAEAKQQPQEDYNRIAIVAVLLVSAFVAILNQTLLNTALPTIMDDLKIEPNTAQWLMTGFLLVNGIMIPVTAFLIGTFTTRRLFFIAMGLFTTGTLIAGLAPNFPVLLTGRIVQAGGAGIMMPLMQTVLLMVFPPEKRGAAMGMAGLVIAFGPAIGPTLSGWLVEHYTWRVPFFVILPIAIGSIIFGIFALKNVTKQTNPTIDVLSIVLSSIGFGGLLYGLSTAGSDGWDDAKVYVSVIIGAISLIVFILRQFKLEQPILEFRVFKHGIFAIASTTTMIVMMAMLGAELLLPIYMQSMRGFSAFESGLLLLPGAVVMGIMSPIAGKIFDKIGARWLAVVGLSIVAATTYQYTDLTVDTSYTFILIIYAIRMMGISMVMMPVSTAGLNQLPKRLLPHGTAMNNTMRTVAGSIGTALLVTVMSNATKNFDPNMADYKGVPAAQLKQKIMSDAMIHGIDRAFFVATIIAIVGILLSFFLKKTPPNLAE
- a CDS encoding CPBP family intramembrane glutamic endopeptidase; protein product: MKNFILLLGPAIMIFIGLQLFNSVRITFCLFYGWLLVIPMSIKITICKEKKVSLSSSIILGTVSGLLCGAAFLITCSLFLTKLFDLESLKSQLIEWNFSGSHVFLLVFILVFINPLLEEMYWRTFMLNMLKETIGPAKSILVTAFFYSLYHLLSLIPMFVWPFPIVAALPVFLAGVLWGIFKEKTGTNTASIISHIFADLAIMFVYLLFIR
- a CDS encoding methyl-accepting chemotaxis protein, yielding MSSKLQSILNTVDILQKTFPEDVCIIVADTENVLTILQGDKIKLPVNPGDHISKYRGTVTETALRTGQRQFEERGPELFGFPYISKAEPIYDNEELTGVISTISSMEKYEMLRQEAIVISDTVEKMRETSEEVSMASNDVAVSIQELSEESSSMSEDIKQIQGILQFVHEIATQSNLLGINAAIEAARAGQHGRGFSVVAEEIRKMAVKSKESAETIKKQLENIQHVVNQMNSTIHQVAAFSEEHSASMQELNTSYVQLSKTAEKLRKLN
- a CDS encoding ArsR/SmtB family transcription factor, which codes for MSAEKAKHDVFQAVADPTRRKLLMLLVEKEMSVKAITAEFPITRTAISKHLRILADAGLVKDRKTGRETKYSLTPEPLQELKKWLDYFELYWENKLSALKHLVENEED